In Pleurocapsa sp. PCC 7319, the following are encoded in one genomic region:
- a CDS encoding TerB family tellurite resistance protein, with product MTTTVAPKEGLSWLFREKFTFKELPNAQSFDGYFKSLLICVNGDDQLTSQEREWVVGYAAAYGASDSLIEELKSYAASEDIDQIVSQNKVSDSSRRYLIYDAIQACGADGEYSEPEQATVIKMAAKLGIPERVVNEIESIYLEEAKLREKRLAFMYPSGTPI from the coding sequence ATGACTACAACTGTAGCTCCAAAGGAAGGCTTATCTTGGCTATTTAGAGAAAAATTCACTTTTAAAGAATTGCCTAATGCTCAATCATTCGATGGTTATTTTAAGTCGCTTTTGATTTGTGTCAACGGCGATGACCAACTAACCTCCCAAGAAAGGGAGTGGGTAGTGGGATATGCTGCTGCTTATGGAGCATCAGATTCTCTAATCGAGGAGTTAAAATCCTATGCAGCATCTGAAGATATCGACCAAATTGTTTCTCAAAACAAAGTCTCGGACAGTTCTCGGCGTTATCTCATTTACGATGCTATTCAAGCGTGCGGTGCTGATGGTGAATATAGTGAACCAGAACAAGCTACTGTGATCAAAATGGCAGCTAAATTGGGCATTCCTGAACGTGTAGTCAATGAGATTGAATCTATCTATCTTGAAGAAGCTAAACTTCGCGAGAAACGTTTAGCTTTCATGTATCCTTCGGGAACTCCTATCTAA
- the cysH gene encoding phosphoadenosine phosphosulfate reductase, which translates to MVSATVKLPTLDLAQINQQLENAEALSLVEWSAATFGDHLVMSTSFGIQAAVMLHLVTKVVPKIPVIWIDTGYLPQETYQFAEQLTQRLELNLHVYQSPISPARMEALHGKLWEQDDIEAFNLYDQIRKVEPMQRALKELRATAWLAGLRKDQTEHRQNLTRVEQQESLYKIYPILDWNARDIYQYLTAYDLPYHPYFDLGYVTVGDWHSSRPLTADDTDGRDTRFRGLKQECGLHLPQTAGEEESLNSSSL; encoded by the coding sequence ATGGTCTCTGCCACAGTTAAACTACCCACCCTCGATTTAGCCCAAATCAATCAGCAACTAGAAAATGCAGAAGCACTATCATTAGTTGAATGGAGTGCTGCCACTTTTGGCGATCATTTAGTCATGAGTACTAGTTTTGGCATTCAAGCGGCGGTAATGTTGCACTTAGTGACCAAGGTAGTGCCTAAAATTCCAGTAATCTGGATTGATACAGGTTATTTGCCCCAAGAAACTTATCAATTTGCCGAACAACTTACTCAAAGACTGGAACTAAATCTTCACGTTTATCAATCTCCTATTTCCCCAGCTCGTATGGAAGCTTTACATGGTAAACTCTGGGAACAAGATGATATAGAAGCTTTTAATCTTTACGATCAAATCCGTAAAGTTGAACCGATGCAACGAGCTTTAAAAGAACTTCGAGCTACTGCTTGGTTAGCCGGACTCCGCAAAGACCAAACTGAACATCGGCAGAATTTAACCAGAGTTGAACAACAAGAGAGTTTATACAAGATATATCCCATTTTAGATTGGAATGCTCGGGATATTTATCAATATTTAACTGCTTACGATCTACCCTATCATCCTTATTTTGACTTAGGTTATGTCACTGTTGGAGATTGGCATTCTAGTCGCCCTCTAACTGCTGATGATACAGATGGAAGAGATACTCGTTTCCGTGGTTTGAAACAAGAATGTGGTTTACACCTGCCCCAAACTGCTGGAGAAGAAGAAAGTCTCAATTCTAGTAGTCTTTAA
- a CDS encoding alanine--glyoxylate aminotransferase family protein, which yields MVATTAISDRYRIKTKQLDMPPRLLLGPGPANVNPRVLAAMSIGPVGHLDPSYLALMDEIGDLLRYAWQTENELTISVSGTGTAAMEATLANTVEPGDVVLVGVKGYFGNRLVDMAGRYGGDVRTMTKPWGQVFSLADIETNLETHKPAILALVHAETSTGARQPLEGVAELCRQHNCLLLVDTVTSLGGVPLYLDDWGIDLAYSCSQKGLGCPPGASPFTMSNRALEKLNNRTKPVPNWYLDMSLLAKYWGEQRVYHHTAPINTNYGLRESLRLVAEEGLEQRWQRHQKNAEMLWEGLAELNLTCHVDREFRLPTLTTVRIPDGVDGKAIAQRLLTEYNIEIAGGLGELGGKVWRIGLMGYNSRPENVLLLLDALEKVLKS from the coding sequence ATGGTTGCAACTACAGCAATTAGCGATCGCTATCGGATTAAAACCAAACAACTGGATATGCCTCCCCGCTTGTTATTAGGACCTGGTCCTGCCAATGTTAATCCTAGAGTTTTAGCGGCGATGAGTATTGGTCCGGTAGGACATCTCGACCCTAGTTATTTGGCGTTGATGGATGAAATTGGAGATCTTTTGCGCTATGCTTGGCAAACTGAAAACGAACTCACCATCTCTGTTAGTGGGACAGGAACAGCTGCTATGGAAGCAACTCTGGCTAATACGGTCGAACCAGGAGATGTGGTTCTCGTAGGTGTAAAAGGCTACTTTGGTAATCGTTTGGTAGATATGGCAGGGCGTTACGGTGGTGATGTGCGCACCATGACTAAGCCCTGGGGACAAGTATTTAGCTTGGCAGATATTGAAACTAATTTAGAAACTCATAAACCAGCAATCTTAGCCTTAGTTCATGCAGAAACTTCTACTGGAGCTCGTCAACCATTAGAAGGGGTCGCCGAATTATGTCGTCAACATAATTGCTTGTTACTGGTGGATACTGTCACTAGCCTGGGTGGTGTTCCCCTTTATCTTGATGACTGGGGAATTGATCTTGCTTATAGTTGTAGTCAGAAGGGATTAGGGTGTCCTCCTGGTGCTTCCCCGTTTACCATGAGTAATCGTGCCTTGGAGAAATTAAATAACCGTACTAAACCTGTCCCCAACTGGTATCTAGATATGTCACTATTAGCTAAATACTGGGGCGAACAGCGGGTTTATCACCATACTGCCCCGATTAACACAAATTATGGTTTACGGGAATCACTACGCTTAGTTGCAGAGGAAGGACTAGAGCAACGCTGGCAACGTCATCAAAAAAATGCGGAAATGCTCTGGGAGGGTCTGGCAGAATTAAACTTAACTTGTCATGTTGATCGCGAGTTTCGTTTACCTACCCTGACTACAGTGAGGATTCCTGATGGAGTAGATGGCAAGGCGATCGCCCAAAGACTACTGACTGAATACAATATTGAAATTGCCGGTGGTTTAGGTGAATTGGGCGGTAAAGTGTGGCGTATTGGTTTGATGGGTTACAATAGCCGTCCAGAAAACGTTTTGCTACTTTTAGATGCTTTAGAAAAGGTTCTGAAGTCATAA
- a CDS encoding cofactor assembly of complex C subunit B → MSKTDANYILRLLPIFAGGLGGLLLLINRLLTIQLTDSQARSDALGIIEGAVLILVGLLWQQIQARTPDTVTLVGETGLEFAPELSEVAKTELAWASQLLLTNTVTRSLVVYYDDQTILRRGVLGENSQVKPGAIVQRVISKNKPVYLVNLNLYPGKVEFDYLPENTQGLICQPIGDRGVLILGANAPRSYTKQDEKWIEGIADKLAVTLANSNSK, encoded by the coding sequence ATGAGTAAAACTGATGCCAATTACATACTAAGGTTGTTACCCATCTTTGCTGGTGGATTAGGTGGTTTATTATTGTTGATTAATCGTCTGCTAACAATACAGCTGACCGATTCTCAGGCGCGTTCGGATGCTTTAGGGATAATTGAAGGAGCAGTATTAATTTTAGTTGGTTTACTTTGGCAACAAATTCAAGCACGCACTCCCGACACAGTAACTTTAGTCGGAGAAACTGGCTTAGAATTTGCCCCCGAACTTTCAGAAGTGGCTAAGACTGAGTTAGCCTGGGCTTCGCAATTACTATTGACAAATACAGTAACGCGATCATTAGTAGTTTACTACGATGATCAAACTATCTTGCGCAGAGGTGTTTTAGGTGAAAATTCTCAAGTAAAACCAGGAGCGATCGTTCAACGAGTTATATCTAAAAACAAACCTGTCTATTTAGTCAATCTGAATCTCTACCCAGGTAAAGTTGAATTTGATTATCTACCAGAAAATACCCAGGGGTTAATCTGTCAGCCTATTGGCGATCGCGGAGTCTTGATTTTGGGTGCTAATGCCCCCCGTAGTTACACTAAACAAGATGAGAAGTGGATTGAAGGGATAGCTGATAAATTAGCTGTAACTCTAGCCAACTCTAATTCTAAATGA
- the rpaB gene encoding response regulator transcription factor RpaB, which produces METNKEKILVVDDEASIRRILETRLSMIGYDVVTAADGEEALETFRIAEPSLVVLDVMMPKLDGYGVCQELRKESDIPIIMLTALGDVADRITGLELGADDYVVKPFSPKELEARIRSVLRRVEKNGAPGIPSSGVIHVGSIKIDTNKRQVYKGDERIRLTGMEFSLLELLVSRSGEPFSRSEILQEVWGYTPERHVDTRVVDVHISRLRAKLEDDPSNPELILTARGTGYLFQRILEAGEE; this is translated from the coding sequence TTGGAAACGAATAAAGAGAAGATATTAGTAGTCGATGATGAGGCTAGCATCCGCCGCATTTTAGAAACTCGTCTTTCGATGATTGGTTATGATGTGGTAACTGCTGCAGATGGGGAAGAAGCCCTAGAAACCTTTCGTATTGCTGAACCTAGTTTAGTCGTCTTAGACGTGATGATGCCTAAATTAGACGGTTATGGTGTCTGTCAAGAATTGCGGAAGGAGTCGGATATTCCCATCATTATGTTGACGGCTTTGGGAGATGTTGCTGATCGCATTACAGGTTTGGAGTTAGGGGCAGATGATTATGTGGTAAAGCCTTTCTCTCCCAAAGAGCTAGAAGCTAGAATTCGCTCTGTCTTACGCAGAGTTGAAAAAAATGGTGCACCTGGCATTCCCAGCTCGGGAGTAATTCATGTCGGCTCAATTAAAATCGACACTAACAAGCGTCAGGTCTATAAAGGTGACGAACGCATTCGCCTAACAGGGATGGAGTTTAGTCTACTAGAATTACTGGTTAGTCGTTCTGGCGAGCCTTTCTCTCGTTCAGAAATTTTACAAGAGGTTTGGGGTTATACTCCTGAACGCCATGTAGATACCCGCGTAGTAGATGTACACATTTCTCGTCTACGTGCCAAATTAGAAGACGATCCTAGCAATCCCGAACTAATTTTGACTGCTAGAGGCACGGGGTATCTATTTCAACGTATTTTAGAGGCGGGCGAAGAGTAA